From Streptomyces yatensis, one genomic window encodes:
- the metE gene encoding 5-methyltetrahydropteroyltriglutamate--homocysteine S-methyltransferase: MTPKSAAAAARATVYGYPRQGPNRELKKAIEGYWKGRVTADALRATAAELRGATWKQLAGAGIDEVPTGDFSYYDHVLDTTVMVGAIPDRHRDAVAADPLDGYFAMARGTQDVAPLEMTKWFDTNYHYLVPELGPDTVFTADSAKQVAELTEALALGLAARPVLVGPVTYLLLAKPAPGAPADFEPLTLLDRLLPVYAEVLADLRAAGAEWAQLDEPALVQDRTPAELNAAGRAYRDLGALADRPKLLVASYFDRLGEALPVLAKAPVEGLALDFTEAAAANLDALAAVGGLPRKRLIAGVVSGRNIWVNDLEKSLARLGTLLGLADRVDVAASCSLLHVPLDATGERDIAPQILRWLAFARQKTAEIVTLAKGLARGTDTITAELAANRAALASRANSPITRDPAVRARTGAVTEADARRSQPYAERAAAQRDRLRLPLLPTTTIGSFPQTGELRTARADLRAGRIDTAGYEERVKAEIQEVISFQEKTGLDVLVHGEAERNDMVQYFAEQLTGYLATQHGWVQSYGTRYVRPPILAGDISRPEPMTVRWTAYAQSLTDRPVKGMLTGPVTMLAWSFVRDDQPLGDTARQVALALRDEVGDLEAAGTSVIQVDEPALRETLPLRTEDRPGYLSWATEAFRLTTGGVRPGTQIHTHMCYAEFGDIVQAIDDLDADVISLEAARSHMQVARELAAHGYPREAGPGVYDIHSPRVPSALEAAELLRTGLRAIPAERLWVNPDCGLKTRGWPETRSALENLVTAARTVRGELPAS, translated from the coding sequence GTGACACCGAAGTCCGCAGCCGCGGCAGCACGGGCCACCGTGTACGGCTACCCCCGCCAGGGCCCGAACCGGGAACTGAAGAAGGCGATCGAGGGCTACTGGAAGGGCCGCGTCACCGCCGACGCGCTCCGGGCCACCGCCGCCGAACTGCGCGGCGCCACCTGGAAGCAGCTGGCCGGGGCGGGTATCGACGAAGTTCCCACGGGTGACTTCTCGTACTACGACCACGTGCTCGACACCACCGTCATGGTCGGCGCGATCCCCGACCGCCACCGGGACGCCGTCGCGGCCGATCCGCTCGACGGCTACTTCGCGATGGCGCGGGGCACACAGGACGTGGCACCGCTGGAGATGACCAAGTGGTTCGACACCAACTACCACTACCTGGTTCCGGAGCTGGGTCCGGACACGGTGTTCACGGCCGACTCCGCCAAGCAGGTCGCGGAGCTGACGGAAGCCCTCGCCCTCGGCCTTGCGGCGCGGCCGGTCCTGGTCGGGCCCGTCACCTACCTCCTCCTCGCCAAGCCCGCCCCCGGCGCGCCCGCGGACTTCGAGCCGCTCACCCTCCTGGACCGTCTGCTTCCGGTGTACGCCGAGGTGCTGGCCGACCTGCGGGCGGCCGGTGCCGAGTGGGCGCAGCTCGATGAGCCCGCCCTGGTCCAGGACCGCACGCCGGCCGAGCTGAACGCCGCCGGCCGCGCCTACCGCGATCTCGGCGCCCTCGCCGACCGTCCGAAGCTGCTGGTCGCCTCGTACTTCGACCGCCTCGGCGAGGCCCTGCCCGTACTGGCCAAGGCCCCGGTCGAGGGGCTGGCGCTGGACTTCACGGAGGCCGCCGCCGCCAATCTGGACGCGCTCGCCGCCGTCGGCGGGCTGCCCCGCAAGCGGCTGATCGCCGGTGTCGTGAGCGGCCGCAACATCTGGGTCAACGACCTGGAGAAGTCCCTGGCCAGGCTCGGCACCCTGCTGGGGCTGGCCGACCGGGTCGATGTGGCCGCCTCCTGCTCGCTGCTGCACGTCCCCCTCGACGCGACGGGCGAGCGGGACATCGCACCGCAGATCCTGCGCTGGCTGGCCTTCGCCCGGCAGAAGACCGCGGAGATCGTCACCCTCGCCAAGGGCCTGGCCCGCGGCACCGACACGATCACCGCCGAACTGGCCGCGAACCGGGCCGCCCTCGCCTCCCGTGCCAACTCCCCCATCACCCGTGACCCGGCCGTCCGCGCCCGCACCGGCGCGGTCACCGAGGCCGACGCCCGCCGCTCCCAGCCGTACGCCGAACGCGCCGCGGCCCAGCGCGACCGCCTCCGCCTGCCGCTGCTGCCGACCACCACCATCGGCTCCTTCCCGCAGACCGGCGAACTGCGCACCGCCCGCGCCGACCTGCGCGCCGGCCGCATCGACACGGCCGGGTACGAGGAGCGCGTCAAGGCCGAGATCCAGGAGGTGATCTCCTTCCAGGAGAAGACCGGCCTGGATGTGCTGGTGCACGGCGAGGCCGAGCGCAACGACATGGTCCAGTACTTCGCCGAGCAGCTCACCGGCTATCTCGCCACACAGCACGGCTGGGTGCAGTCCTACGGCACCCGCTACGTCCGCCCGCCGATCCTGGCCGGTGACATCTCGCGCCCCGAGCCGATGACCGTGCGCTGGACGGCCTACGCCCAGTCCCTCACCGACCGTCCGGTCAAGGGCATGCTCACCGGGCCGGTCACCATGCTCGCGTGGTCCTTCGTCCGCGACGACCAGCCCCTCGGCGACACCGCCCGCCAGGTCGCCCTCGCCCTGCGCGACGAGGTGGGCGACCTGGAGGCGGCCGGGACCTCGGTCATCCAGGTGGACGAACCCGCCCTGCGCGAGACCCTTCCGCTGCGCACCGAGGACCGGCCCGGCTATCTGTCCTGGGCGACCGAGGCCTTCCGCCTCACCACCGGCGGCGTACGGCCCGGCACCCAGATCCACACCCATATGTGCTACGCCGAGTTCGGCGACATCGTCCAGGCGATCGACGACCTCGACGCCGATGTCATCAGCCTGGAGGCCGCCCGCTCCCATATGCAGGTGGCCCGCGAGCTGGCCGCCCACGGCTATCCGCGCGAGGCCGGGCCCGGTGTGTACGACATCCACTCCCCGCGCGTGCCCAGCGCGCTGGAGGCGGCCGAACTGCTCCGCACCGGCCTCAGGGCCATCCCCGCCGAGCGGCTGTGGGTCAACCCCGACTGCGGTCTGAAGACCCGCGGCTGGCCCGAGACCCGCTCCGCACTGGAGAACCTGGTCACCGCGGCCCGTACGGTCCGCGGTGAGCTGCCCGCGTCCTGA
- a CDS encoding AraC family transcriptional regulator, whose protein sequence is MDPIDDLLATMKIEDARYVRVDARAPWGISFPPRDLARLVLISSGSCWLVGDTLAGPQRLEANDCFLVRAGVRFTLQDTTGSEVVDCDGLVSQAPGNAARVGGDGELTQIVSSRFAFDAVAAEPLFALLPPLFRLNLDHTSGHLLRTTFDLIARESAAGGLGGGFIMSRLSDVLFVQALRSCCADVGGGTIGWIAALRDPRLAVAMRELHADLAHPWTVDELARKAGMSRSAFAASFKEKTGDTPLGYLTSWRMYRVKVLLRETPLSVQEIAVRVGYDTGSALSRAFSAREGVTPGGWRKSMDQALRRRPPSGATAA, encoded by the coding sequence ATGGATCCCATCGACGACCTTCTTGCCACCATGAAGATCGAGGACGCGCGGTACGTACGGGTGGACGCCCGTGCGCCGTGGGGCATCTCCTTCCCTCCCCGGGACCTCGCCCGGCTGGTCCTGATCTCCAGCGGTTCGTGTTGGCTCGTCGGGGACACGCTCGCCGGGCCGCAACGTCTGGAGGCCAACGACTGCTTCCTGGTCCGCGCGGGCGTGAGGTTCACCCTTCAGGACACCACGGGCAGTGAGGTCGTCGACTGCGACGGACTGGTCTCCCAAGCTCCCGGCAACGCGGCCCGCGTCGGGGGTGACGGTGAGCTGACGCAGATCGTGTCCAGCCGGTTCGCCTTCGACGCCGTGGCGGCCGAACCACTCTTCGCGCTGCTGCCACCGTTGTTCCGGCTGAACCTGGACCACACCTCCGGCCACCTCCTGCGCACCACGTTCGACCTCATCGCGAGGGAGAGCGCGGCAGGCGGGCTCGGTGGTGGCTTCATCATGAGCCGGCTGTCCGATGTGCTCTTCGTCCAGGCACTACGGAGCTGTTGCGCCGATGTCGGGGGCGGCACCATCGGCTGGATCGCCGCACTGCGGGACCCCCGGCTGGCCGTCGCCATGCGGGAGTTGCACGCGGACCTGGCCCATCCGTGGACGGTCGACGAACTCGCCCGCAAGGCGGGGATGTCGCGCTCGGCGTTCGCCGCCTCGTTCAAGGAGAAGACGGGGGACACCCCGCTGGGCTACCTCACCTCATGGCGCATGTACCGGGTGAAGGTGCTGCTCCGGGAGACGCCGCTGAGCGTTCAGGAGATCGCGGTCAGGGTCGGCTACGACACCGGAAGCGCGCTGAGCCGTGCCTTTTCGGCCAGGGAGGGCGTCACGCCCGGGGGCTGGCGGAAGTCGATGGACCAGGCGCTCCGTCGGCGCCCCCCGTCCGGCGCGACAGCCGCCTGA
- a CDS encoding helix-turn-helix domain-containing protein, translating to MYHTWMRYFTPSPAHHRLGLVCLGVGLQHGALPVVGPRVLDHHVAVVISAGRGWFRGADGRRRTVTAPALLWLTPGVTHHYAPDPDTGWDEAFVDFTGPATAAYADLGYLDADGPVVALTDTATARTAIGRIARAARQGNPFLEVETAAAVHELLVALRRVRADTGADGHPVLQALARDAFQPLSVTEHAARHGMTPAALRTAVRRGAGCSPKDYLLGIRLGRAKELLVGTELPVAAIARRVGYDDPAYFSRLFARRVGTAPVHFREQQCRSVPGGFTDRVPDPSRPPTIPPSAPADDARRGGGDRRP from the coding sequence ATGTATCACACCTGGATGCGGTACTTCACGCCCAGCCCCGCCCATCACCGGCTCGGCCTGGTGTGTCTGGGTGTCGGCCTCCAGCACGGCGCCCTGCCCGTGGTCGGCCCGCGGGTCCTGGACCACCATGTGGCGGTGGTCATCAGCGCGGGCCGCGGATGGTTCCGCGGCGCGGACGGCCGCCGCCGTACCGTCACCGCGCCCGCGCTGCTCTGGCTCACCCCCGGGGTCACCCACCACTACGCCCCGGACCCGGATACCGGATGGGACGAGGCGTTCGTCGACTTCACGGGACCGGCCACCGCCGCCTACGCCGACCTGGGCTATCTTGACGCGGACGGCCCCGTGGTCGCGCTCACCGACACCGCCACCGCCCGGACGGCCATCGGCCGGATCGCCCGCGCCGCGCGTCAGGGCAATCCGTTCCTGGAGGTCGAGACCGCCGCCGCCGTCCATGAACTCCTCGTCGCCCTCCGCCGCGTCCGCGCCGACACCGGCGCCGACGGACATCCGGTGCTCCAGGCGCTGGCCCGGGACGCCTTCCAGCCGCTCTCGGTGACCGAACACGCCGCCCGGCACGGCATGACACCGGCCGCACTGCGCACCGCGGTACGCCGCGGGGCGGGGTGCAGCCCCAAGGACTATCTCCTCGGCATCCGGCTGGGCCGGGCCAAGGAACTCCTCGTCGGCACCGAACTGCCGGTCGCCGCCATCGCCCGCCGCGTCGGCTACGACGATCCCGCCTACTTCAGCAGGCTGTTCGCCCGCCGCGTGGGCACGGCACCGGTCCACTTCCGCGAGCAGCAGTGCCGCTCGGTCCCCGGTGGCTTCACCGACCGCGTCCCCGATCCGAGCCGCCCACCGACGATCCCGCCCTCGGCACCGGCGGACGACGCACGGCGCGGCGGCGGTGACCGGCGGCCGTGA
- a CDS encoding zinc-dependent alcohol dehydrogenase family protein, with translation MRTFQIDTGGGLIAPATRPVPAPSAGEVLVRVKASSINARDLLIVSGRYSIEVPPGRIPLSDGAGVVEAVGDGVSRFRVGDRVVSTFHPTWLYGPFPQWGEFHGTQRDGWLTEYIALDEQSLVAMPDQLSFEEAATLPCAALTAWSAVSGVGPGDTVLIQGSGGVSVFALQFARLAGARVLATTSSDEKARRLGALGASDVVDYVSTPEWGAQVRALTGGGADRVVEIGGAGTLAQSVEAVAYGGQIALVGNLAAGGGMDVTRFFRRAATLRSISVGSRSDFERMNKVIGRHRLRPVIDRVVPFDQAPEAFAHFEKGPRFGKVVIGH, from the coding sequence ATGCGAACATTCCAGATCGACACGGGCGGCGGCCTGATCGCCCCGGCCACCCGTCCGGTGCCGGCCCCGTCGGCGGGCGAAGTGCTGGTCCGCGTCAAGGCCAGCTCCATCAACGCGCGCGACCTGCTCATCGTCTCCGGCAGGTATTCCATCGAGGTGCCGCCGGGGCGCATCCCGCTCTCCGACGGCGCGGGCGTCGTGGAGGCGGTCGGGGACGGGGTTTCGCGGTTCCGGGTGGGGGACCGCGTCGTGAGCACCTTCCATCCGACCTGGCTGTACGGTCCCTTCCCGCAGTGGGGGGAATTCCACGGGACCCAGCGCGATGGCTGGCTCACCGAGTACATCGCCCTCGACGAGCAGAGCCTGGTCGCCATGCCGGACCAGCTCTCCTTCGAGGAAGCGGCCACGCTTCCCTGTGCCGCGCTCACCGCGTGGTCGGCGGTGAGCGGAGTCGGCCCGGGCGATACGGTCCTGATCCAGGGCTCGGGCGGGGTGTCGGTCTTCGCGCTGCAGTTCGCCCGTCTGGCCGGGGCACGTGTGCTCGCCACGACATCCAGCGATGAGAAGGCCCGACGGCTCGGCGCGCTCGGCGCGTCCGATGTCGTCGACTACGTCAGCACACCGGAGTGGGGCGCCCAGGTGCGGGCGCTCACCGGTGGCGGTGCCGACCGTGTCGTCGAGATCGGTGGCGCCGGAACGCTCGCCCAGTCCGTCGAAGCCGTGGCCTACGGCGGGCAGATCGCCCTCGTCGGCAATCTCGCGGCGGGCGGCGGGATGGATGTGACGCGATTCTTCCGCCGCGCCGCCACGCTCAGGTCGATCAGCGTCGGCAGCCGGAGCGACTTCGAGCGGATGAACAAGGTCATCGGCCGGCATCGGCTGCGGCCCGTCATCGACCGTGTCGTGCCCTTCGACCAGGCGCCGGAGGCGTTCGCCCACTTCGAGAAGGGGCCACGCTTCGGCAAGGTCGTCATCGGTCACTGA
- a CDS encoding endo-alpha-N-acetylgalactosaminidase family protein, which produces MTYAEEGRPKEGWPGRRAVVVTTTLAGIGTAIGTGGGTAHARDTAPGRAAAHVRATERTLRSRRLEVRVDPEFPRVVAYIDRETGAVLHGQREPVRSVLIDGVERTPRTTAVTSGPDHISYTLAFGAPTATSGADTSGTGTADASASGTDAEIDIRIRVSEWQVDWRVTRIADTDALRVGTLRIPQLAFLSVRADQPGATLLAARIDLDQAKSGDTAVRPTADTPTDGAPIGCAYAVVSTDRLAAAVETNTVWDKPSSAAGTTWDNGRLWRQTVREDGQITTRLTCGEWTHRAATAAVGATEPLPWATVVLTRDRNGDGVVDWQDAAIAFRDIMVNPLGADEQHLRVVPHIPFNFASQATNPFLDTLDNVKRIALATDGLRQYTVLKGYQSEGHDSAHPDYAGNYNTRAGGLADLNTLLRSGRRWNSDFAVHVNATESYPVANAFSETLVDRDDKQWDWLDQSYRIDPRRDLVSGDIIRRFQDLRNDADPALAALYIDVFRESGWNSDRLQRALRDQGWRVTTEWGHGLERSSLWSHWATETDYGPDTSRGINSRLIRFIRNHQKDVFADKWPTLLGIPRMGNFEGWTGKTDWTAFYRLIWTHSLPAKYLQAYPIRTWGDHEITFEGPGRTSVTDTGGVRRITTDGRLVYDGGGYLLPWEPREATDPAKLYHYNPAGGTTRWPLPRGWSEQRSVVLYRLTDQGRAEPVTLPVRDGHVSITADPDVPYVVLRSRARAQAAPGWGEGTPLYDPGFRSGSLRGWQTTGPATVERSPLGDYELVVGEGAAATVGQRLDRLAPGGYVASVQVEVGAKAGDRRRAALRVHTADGVTAENWTETSTAVNHMAADRKHGTRFQRMFTFFTVPEGGGPVSLTLAVAEGSARVRFDRLRVVRARRTTKPGALVYEDFERVPQGWGPFVKGDAGGVTDPRTHIAQRHAPFTQAGWNGKVIDDVLEGGQSLKSRGENAGLVYRTVPHTARFRPGRRYRVSLTYANEAAGQYAWITAVDEPGPRELERTALPAAAGRASHRYTVTAPADGEMWVGLRKTGDSGTAEFTLDSFTVEELD; this is translated from the coding sequence CGCACCCCGCGCACCACCGCCGTCACCAGCGGCCCGGACCACATCAGCTACACCCTCGCCTTCGGCGCGCCCACGGCCACCTCGGGGGCGGACACCTCCGGCACGGGCACCGCCGACGCGTCCGCCTCCGGCACGGACGCCGAGATCGACATCCGGATCCGGGTCAGCGAATGGCAGGTCGACTGGCGGGTCACCCGGATCGCCGACACCGACGCGCTGCGCGTGGGCACCCTGCGCATCCCCCAGCTCGCCTTCCTCAGCGTCCGCGCCGACCAGCCGGGCGCCACCCTGCTGGCCGCCCGGATCGACCTCGACCAGGCCAAGAGCGGTGACACCGCCGTCCGGCCCACGGCCGACACCCCCACCGACGGCGCACCCATCGGCTGCGCCTACGCCGTCGTCAGCACCGACCGGCTCGCGGCCGCCGTCGAGACCAACACGGTCTGGGACAAGCCCTCCTCCGCCGCGGGCACCACCTGGGACAACGGACGGCTGTGGCGGCAGACGGTACGTGAGGACGGTCAGATCACCACCCGGCTCACCTGCGGTGAGTGGACCCACCGGGCCGCCACCGCGGCCGTCGGCGCCACCGAACCACTGCCCTGGGCCACCGTGGTCCTCACCCGGGACCGCAACGGCGACGGCGTGGTCGACTGGCAGGACGCCGCCATCGCCTTCCGCGACATCATGGTCAATCCGCTCGGCGCCGACGAGCAGCATCTGCGGGTCGTCCCGCACATCCCGTTCAACTTCGCCAGCCAGGCCACCAACCCCTTCCTCGACACCCTCGACAACGTCAAGCGGATCGCGCTGGCCACCGACGGACTGCGGCAGTACACCGTGCTCAAGGGCTACCAGTCGGAAGGTCATGACTCCGCCCACCCCGACTACGCGGGCAACTACAACACCCGCGCCGGTGGCCTGGCCGACCTCAACACCCTGTTGCGTTCCGGGCGCCGCTGGAACAGCGACTTCGCGGTGCACGTCAACGCCACCGAGTCCTATCCGGTGGCCAACGCCTTCTCCGAGACGCTGGTCGACAGAGACGACAAGCAGTGGGACTGGCTGGACCAGTCCTACCGCATCGACCCCCGCCGCGACCTGGTCTCCGGCGACATCATCCGGCGCTTCCAGGATCTGCGGAACGACGCCGACCCGGCCCTCGCCGCGCTCTACATCGACGTCTTCCGCGAGTCCGGCTGGAACTCCGACCGGCTCCAGCGGGCCCTGCGCGACCAGGGCTGGCGCGTGACCACCGAATGGGGCCACGGGCTGGAGCGCTCCTCGCTGTGGTCGCACTGGGCCACCGAGACCGACTACGGGCCGGATACCTCGCGCGGTATCAACTCCCGGCTCATCCGCTTCATCCGCAACCACCAGAAGGACGTCTTCGCCGACAAGTGGCCGACCCTGCTGGGCATTCCGCGGATGGGCAACTTCGAGGGCTGGACCGGCAAGACCGACTGGACCGCCTTCTACCGGCTCATCTGGACCCATAGCCTGCCCGCCAAATACCTCCAGGCGTATCCCATCCGCACCTGGGGCGACCACGAGATCACCTTCGAGGGGCCCGGCCGCACCTCGGTCACCGACACCGGTGGCGTCCGCCGCATCACCACCGACGGGCGGCTGGTCTACGACGGCGGTGGCTATCTGCTGCCCTGGGAGCCGCGCGAGGCCACCGACCCGGCCAAGCTCTACCACTACAACCCGGCCGGTGGCACCACCCGTTGGCCGCTGCCGCGCGGCTGGTCGGAGCAGCGGTCCGTGGTGCTGTACCGGCTCACCGACCAGGGGCGCGCCGAGCCGGTCACGCTGCCGGTGCGCGACGGCCACGTCAGCATCACCGCCGACCCCGACGTCCCGTATGTGGTGCTGCGCTCCCGGGCCCGTGCCCAGGCGGCCCCCGGCTGGGGCGAGGGCACCCCGCTGTACGACCCCGGTTTCCGCTCCGGATCGCTGCGCGGCTGGCAGACCACCGGCCCGGCCACCGTCGAGCGCAGCCCGCTGGGCGACTACGAACTGGTCGTCGGCGAGGGCGCGGCCGCCACCGTCGGCCAGCGGCTCGACCGGCTGGCCCCCGGTGGCTATGTGGCCTCCGTCCAGGTGGAGGTGGGCGCGAAGGCCGGTGACCGGCGGCGGGCCGCGCTGCGGGTGCACACCGCCGACGGCGTCACCGCGGAGAACTGGACCGAGACCTCGACCGCCGTCAACCACATGGCCGCCGACCGCAAACACGGCACCCGTTTCCAGCGGATGTTCACCTTCTTCACCGTCCCCGAGGGCGGCGGACCGGTCAGTCTCACCCTGGCGGTGGCCGAGGGCAGCGCCCGGGTCCGTTTCGACCGGCTGCGGGTGGTGCGGGCCCGGCGCACGACGAAGCCCGGCGCCCTGGTGTACGAGGACTTCGAGCGGGTGCCCCAGGGCTGGGGCCCGTTCGTCAAGGGCGACGCGGGCGGGGTGACCGACCCCCGCACCCATATCGCCCAGCGGCACGCCCCGTTCACCCAGGCCGGCTGGAACGGCAAGGTGATCGACGATGTGCTCGAAGGCGGCCAGTCCCTCAAGTCACGTGGTGAGAACGCGGGTCTCGTCTACCGCACCGTGCCCCACACCGCCCGCTTCCGCCCGGGGCGGCGCTACCGGGTGAGCCTGACGTACGCCAACGAGGCGGCCGGTCAGTACGCATGGATCACGGCCGTGGACGAACCCGGACCGCGCGAGTTGGAGCGCACTGCCCTGCCCGCCGCCGCCGGGCGGGCCAGCCACCGCTACACCGTCACCGCGCCCGCGGACGGTGAGATGTGGGTGGGGCTGCGGAAGACCGGCGACAGCGGTACCGCGGAGTTCACGCTCGACTCCTTCACCGTGGAGGAGCTGGACTGA